GACGTAGATCTTGCCCGAAGCTGCACAGTGGGCGGTGGTGTCGCCGCCGTCGCCGAGGATGGTCAGCTCCGCCCCGGCATTGAGCCAGCCGGCATCGGCCGGCGCCGAGCCCTCGACCACGATCTCGGTGCCGTCGAGGCCGAAGGAGCCGACCCGCTGCCCGGGATTCTTCACCCGAAACTTCAGCGGCGCGCCATCCTCGGTCCACAGCGGACCGCCGATGTCGTGATGACCGGAGGACAGAATCTCGAATTCCGTTTCCCCGGCCTCCAGCGCCGCGTAGATCTTCTGCAGCAGCTGCTGGGTCGAGATGCGCCGGTTGTTCTCGTCAAAACCGATAATTTTCGCTGCCATATCGGTATCTCCTTAACAGACGTATTGAATCTGCAGTTTGTCGGCCACCGCCCGGTCGGTCGCCACCAGGGCGTCGGAACGGCCAACCGGCAGCGAACTGTTGCCGATCGGCGCCATCAGCTTCTTCAGCTCGGTGTCCATGGCGAGAAAATAGTTGACGATGTTCTGCGCCACCCGCTCCGGGTCGAGCCGGTGCACCAGCGGCGGCTCCTGGGTGGTGATGCCGACCGGGCAGAGCCCGGTATTGCAGGCATTGCAGCGCCCCATGTCATTGCCGACGCAGCCGGCCATCTGCAGAATCAGCTTGCCGGTGAAGACGCCGTTGGCGCCAAGGCAGATCATCTTGAAGGCGTCGGCGGCCAGATCGCCGGTCTTGCCCAGACCACCGGCGGCCCAGAGGGGAATCTGTCCCTGGCGACCCTGCGCCACCGCCGCCAGATAGCAGTCGCGCAGCTTGGAAACGATCGGATGGCCGGTGTGGTCGAGGGAGACTTCGTGGGCGGCGCCGGTGCCGCCGTCGATGCCGTCGAGGAAGAAACCACCGACGATGTTGTAGGGATCGCGCACCAGGTTGTTGAACACCGACACCGAGGTGGCGCTGGCGGCCACCTTGATCGCCACCGGCACCCGGAACTTGAAGGCGGCGTTGAAGGAGAGGAACATCTTCTGCACGCTCTCCTCGATCGAATAGAGCCCCTGGTGGTTCGGCGGACTGAGCAGGTCGGCCTTGGGCACGCCGCGGATCGCCTGGATGTGCTCGGCGACCTTCTGTGCCTGCAGCAGGCCGCCGTCGCCCGGCTTGGCGCCCTGGCCGATCTTGATCAGGATGCCGGCCGGATCCTCCACCATGTGCGGCATCGCCTTGGCAATCCGGTTCCAGCCGAAATGGCCGGAGGCGATCTGCAAAATCATGTATTTCAGATAGCGCGACTTCAGCAGCCGCACCGGCACCCCGCCCTCGCCAGAGCACATGCGCACCGGCAGGCCGCACTCCTCGTTGAGGTAGGCCACCGCCATGGCGACCGCCTCCCACATCCGCCAGGAAAGAGCGCCGATCGACATGTCGCCGATGATCACCGGATAGATCCAGCGCACCGGCGGCGTGTTCTCCTGAAACTGCAGCAGGCCCTCGGGAGAGGTGCCGAGAGGCAGCTTCTCCGGGGGCAGGATACGGCCGAAGGGCGCCAGCAGGTCGAAGGTGTGACGCTGGGCGTCGAGGCTCGGGTCGGTCATCTGCGAAATCCGCCCGACCCGGATCTTGTCCAGGGTGCGCTGGGTCGACTCGAGGTTCTTGCGGCCGCCGCGCTTGATCGAATCGCCGGCCAGACAGCGCATGACGATCGGATGCCGCGTGTCGGGATTGCGCTCGGGGCGGATGGCGTCGTTGGGGCAGACCTTTTCGCAGATCCCGCAGCCGCGGCAATAGTTCTTGATCGACCGGACCTGGCGGATGACCGGTACGGCCGAGAACCGCGCCTTGGGCTCGGGGATATCCGACTCGGAAAAGATCAGCCGCCGCCGCTCGACCTTGCACTCGATGGCGCGGAAGGAACAGGCGGAGACACAGGATCCGCACAGGGTGCAGCGACTGGCGTCGTAACGGATCTTCCACGGAAGATCGTTCGGCGTGACATTCTGAACCTTCATTGTCTCCATCGCTGAACCTCCAGGCTGTTGTCAATGGCCACGATTTCCCTCTCGTGGGGGTAGATGTCCTCCTCCCAGTTGCGGTGCGGCAGAATCTCGTTGATGCCGCAGACCTCCGACGAGATGACCACGGTCTTCTCGTCCCGGCCGACGACGACCGGCCGCAGCTTCTTGGCGTCGCAGCAGGTGAACATGGTGTGGTCGGGCAAAACGCCGATGATGGTGTTGGGTCCGTTGATCTCCAGGTGCGCCAGCGACTGGCGGATCGCCTTGAGCTGCTCTTTGTCCTCGCGCTGTTCGATCTCCTCGAACGGCAGCGGGGTGATTACGTGCTTGTAGTAGCGCAGGGGCCAGCCGAGCTGGCGGTGCACGTAGTGCAGGGTGTAGAGAAAACACTGGGAATCGGACTCGAAACCGATGTAGCCCCGGTGCAGCTTGCGCTGGAACTCGACATTCTTCAGATAGAAGGTGTTCTCGCCGTTGGCCAGCGCCGTGTAGCCCTGCAGATGGAAGGGATGGGCGGCGTAGCGGACGATGTCGTAGTTGGTGTTCTGCCGGCACTGGGCGGTGATCACCCGGGCGGTGAAGCGGTCGTCCGGCTCCCAGAGGCGAAAGTAGGTGCCGATGTCGCGCGGATCGCCGATCTCCTTCAGCGTCACCACGTCCGGCCAGAAGGAATAGACGAACCCTTCCTCGTTCGGCTCCAGCGCCCGCCGCAGCGCCAGGCGCATGTCGAGCAGCAGCTCTTCCTTCTCCGTCTGCTCCGCGTTACGCAGATGCTTCGGATAGTCGAAGGTTTCGAACACGTAGTTGGGCATGGCGTTGATGTCCAGCCCCGGCTGCGGATCGGTTTCGGGGACCCATTGCATCACCCGCTGGAATCCCGCCCGGTGCAGGATGTCCTCGGCGATCTTGACCCCTTCGTCGGTCGCCGCCATCGAGAGGGTCGGCAGGTGCTTGTAGTTTTCGAAGATGCCGCCCAGATCGTGCATGACCATGGCGAAACCGGAATTGTCATGCCCTTTCTGCTGCGACTGCATCAGCTGCAGCGCCATGCTCGGATGAACATAGTCGAGACTCTTGATTGCACCGATACGGCACATGAATCCTTACCTCCACAGGTGGTTGACCGGTCGCACCGGCAAACGGATTGTCAAAACGGAGCCCCAACCTTGCAAGCAATTTTCAAACCAGCATCACAAAGACAGGCGACCGTCAGCGAAACAAAATATGTCTACGCTACAAACATGCCGATACAAAAGAACAATATCCGACAGGCATCTGGACTGAAATCCGCCAGGAGGGCGCCGGACCACCCGTATCCAAAGGCCAGTCGCAATCAATTGAGT
This Geothermobacter ehrlichii DNA region includes the following protein-coding sequences:
- a CDS encoding glutamate synthase-related protein, which codes for METMKVQNVTPNDLPWKIRYDASRCTLCGSCVSACSFRAIECKVERRRLIFSESDIPEPKARFSAVPVIRQVRSIKNYCRGCGICEKVCPNDAIRPERNPDTRHPIVMRCLAGDSIKRGGRKNLESTQRTLDKIRVGRISQMTDPSLDAQRHTFDLLAPFGRILPPEKLPLGTSPEGLLQFQENTPPVRWIYPVIIGDMSIGALSWRMWEAVAMAVAYLNEECGLPVRMCSGEGGVPVRLLKSRYLKYMILQIASGHFGWNRIAKAMPHMVEDPAGILIKIGQGAKPGDGGLLQAQKVAEHIQAIRGVPKADLLSPPNHQGLYSIEESVQKMFLSFNAAFKFRVPVAIKVAASATSVSVFNNLVRDPYNIVGGFFLDGIDGGTGAAHEVSLDHTGHPIVSKLRDCYLAAVAQGRQGQIPLWAAGGLGKTGDLAADAFKMICLGANGVFTGKLILQMAGCVGNDMGRCNACNTGLCPVGITTQEPPLVHRLDPERVAQNIVNYFLAMDTELKKLMAPIGNSSLPVGRSDALVATDRAVADKLQIQYVC
- a CDS encoding class II glutamine amidotransferase codes for the protein MCRIGAIKSLDYVHPSMALQLMQSQQKGHDNSGFAMVMHDLGGIFENYKHLPTLSMAATDEGVKIAEDILHRAGFQRVMQWVPETDPQPGLDINAMPNYVFETFDYPKHLRNAEQTEKEELLLDMRLALRRALEPNEEGFVYSFWPDVVTLKEIGDPRDIGTYFRLWEPDDRFTARVITAQCRQNTNYDIVRYAAHPFHLQGYTALANGENTFYLKNVEFQRKLHRGYIGFESDSQCFLYTLHYVHRQLGWPLRYYKHVITPLPFEEIEQREDKEQLKAIRQSLAHLEINGPNTIIGVLPDHTMFTCCDAKKLRPVVVGRDEKTVVISSEVCGINEILPHRNWEEDIYPHEREIVAIDNSLEVQRWRQ